The Mercenaria mercenaria strain notata chromosome 10, MADL_Memer_1, whole genome shotgun sequence genome contains a region encoding:
- the LOC123561142 gene encoding uncharacterized protein LOC123561142, whose translation MTKYDLVKQHDQYDSADNETISAENYKDVVKDIAAAFSIEGSLKDNMTQWTSYTDKTSSESDNPLIDNTALKLMRRIVAPSCPRTEETKAVVTTVTKMNLMFKKWLRKQNFTFTQLLLMTVLLFLAIIMFVLIKYPLF comes from the coding sequence ATGACCAAGTACGACCTTGTGAAACAACACGACCAATATGACAGCGCAGATAACGAAACGATATCTGCCGAAAACTACAAAGATGTAGTAAAAGACATAGCAGCTGCCTTTAGTATAGAAGGCTCACTCAAAGACAACATGACGCAATGGACTAGTTACACAGATAAAACTAGCAGTGAGTCTGATAATCCACTCATCGACAATACCGCCTTGAAATTAATGAGACGTATAGTAGCGCCCAGTTGTCCTAGGACTGAGGAAACAAAAGCTGTGGTTACCACAGTAACAAAGATGAACCTTATGTTCAAAAAATGGTTGCGAAAACAAAACTTTACATTCACACAGTTGCTTCTTATGACTGTATTACTTTTTCTGGCTAtcataatgtttgttttgataaagtaTCCACTTTTTTAA